The Prosthecobacter sp. genome contains the following window.
CTTGATCTTGTAAACGAAGGGCGGCGCGATGAAGACCCATGAGGCATGCGTTTGCACCAACGTGACCTGCGGCGGGTGATGCGGATACGAATCGATGTCGGACAGGAAGCTCAGCAGACGTTGGGTGGCGGTGGAGATCATGAGGCGGCCCACTCGATGGCTGATGACCTCACACCGTTTTGGCGGCTGGCTCCAAGGCTGCTGCCAGCACTTCGTCCACGGTTTCCACTGGGATGATTTTCAAGCGCTGCCTCACCTCATCAGGCAGATCGGGCACGTCCTTCTCGTTGAGTTTGGGGATGATGATGGTCTTGATGCCGGCACGCAGGGCCGCGATGGATTTTTCCTTCAAGCCCCCGATGGGCAGCACCAGGCCGCGCAAGGTGACCTCTCCGGTCATGGCCACGTCCTTGCTCACGCGGCGGTTGGAAAACAACGATGCCAGTGCGGTAAACATGGCGATGCCAGCAGACGGACCATCTTTCGGCACGGCACCGGCGGGCACATGCACATGCACTTCGTTTTTGTCGAAGACCTTCGGATCAATGCCGAGCTGCGCGGCCCGGCTGCGCACGAGGCTGAGCGCGGCGCGGACGGATTCCTTCATCACATCACCGAGCTGGCCGGTGAGAGTGAAGCCACCTTTGCCGGGAAACTTGATCGCCTCAATGTGCAGCACCTCGCCACCGGCAGTCGTGTAAGCGAGGCCGGTGACGACACCGGGCGTGCTGGTTTGCAGCTTGCTCTCACGCACAAACGCCGGAGGGCCGAGAGATTCGCGCACGAGGCCGGGCGTGACTTTGGCCTCGGTGATTTCCTCTTTGGCGATGCCTGCGGCGATGTGCCGTGTCACCGAGGCGATCTGGCGCTCCAGGTTCCGTACGCCAGCTTCACGTGTGTAGTCCTCGATCACGCGCTCGATGGCTTCGTCGCTCCAGGTGCATTGGGCCTCGGTCAGGCCGTGCTCGGTGAGCTGGCGTTTGACGATGTAGTTCTTCGCGATGTTGAGCTTCTCCCGCTCAGTATAGCCAGACAATTCGACGATCTCCATGCGGTCGCGCAACGGAGCCGGGATGCTGTCGAGTGTGTTGCAGGTGGCGATGAAGATGATCTGCGAGAGGTCGAACGGCACATCGATATAGCGGTCCGTGAACTCCTGGTTCTGACGTGGATCGAGTACTTCCAGCAGCGCACTGGCGGGATCGCCGCGAAAGTCCGCGCCGAGCTTGTCGATCTCATCAAGCATGAGCACGGGATTGCGGGTGCCGAGCCGCTTGAGTTCCTGAATCAAACGTCCCGGCATGGAGCCGATGTAAGTGCGGCGATGACCACGAATCTCCGACTCATCACGCAGACCACCAAGGCTGATGCGCGCAAATTTGCGGCCCAATGCTTCGGCGATGGATTGACCGA
Protein-coding sequences here:
- the lon gene encoding endopeptidase La encodes the protein MTDTLSLKGAETTAATTSVASSADADGPPVTLVPGAVEVLPILPLRDTVLFPGTIMPLSIGRASSLQLLEESLTQSKLLGLVLQKDKESENPSLEHLHEHGVIGRVIRMIRQDKGVVILVRGEQRMRIKQVTQQEPFMKAEVETLSSQMPSKDDDMAEAAVRNLRESAEKLLSLRPEVSDEVKAVFSTIEDASTLTDILAANLSIETEAKQKLLEETHVARRVAALEVHLHNQLHIADLQSKLRENVSSEFSEAQKRAYLREQLRAIQKELGEDGSGEEQVEDLRQRLDKAGLPEKAKMQADRELKRLEIIPPQSPDHSVIVNYLETLAELPWNVLSDEKVDLHKAQEILDRDHYGLAKVKKRLIEYLAVRKLNPTGRGAILCFLGPPGVGKTSLGQSIAEALGRKFARISLGGLRDESEIRGHRRTYIGSMPGRLIQELKRLGTRNPVLMLDEIDKLGADFRGDPASALLEVLDPRQNQEFTDRYIDVPFDLSQIIFIATCNTLDSIPAPLRDRMEIVELSGYTEREKLNIAKNYIVKRQLTEHGLTEAQCTWSDEAIERVIEDYTREAGVRNLERQIASVTRHIAAGIAKEEITEAKVTPGLVRESLGPPAFVRESKLQTSTPGVVTGLAYTTAGGEVLHIEAIKFPGKGGFTLTGQLGDVMKESVRAALSLVRSRAAQLGIDPKVFDKNEVHVHVPAGAVPKDGPSAGIAMFTALASLFSNRRVSKDVAMTGEVTLRGLVLPIGGLKEKSIAALRAGIKTIIIPKLNEKDVPDLPDEVRQRLKIIPVETVDEVLAAALEPAAKTV